TGCACCCGTTTCTGTTGTTGCCGTACCAATAACACGAGCCCCTTCAGAAACCAATTTTTCAGCGATAGCTTTGCCTATACCCCGGCTTGCGCCAGTGACCAGTGCAATTTTTCCGTCTAACTTCATGCATTTCCCCTTTAGGATAAACTCGGTTCTAGCTTACAGTTCCAGAGCACTTTGTAAGCTAGCTGGATCGTTAACCGCAGCGGCTGACAAGGTGTCTACAATGCGCTTGGTTAATCCGGTTAAAACTTTCCCAGGGCCCATTTCCAATAAGAATGTCACCTGTTCTGCCGCCATATACTCAACGGCCTCGGCCCAACGTACCGGACTATACAACTGGCGAACCAATGCATTACGAATCGCTTCGCCATCGGTTTCAGCTTTAACATCGACATTATTAATAACGGCAATTTGTGGTACGTTAAAGTTAACTGATTTCAATGCCTCAGCCAGTTTGTCTGCTGCCGGTTTCATCAATGCACAGTGAGAAGGCACACTGACAGGTAATGGCAGAGCACGTTTAGCCCCTGCCGCTTTACAGGCCGCGCCCGCACGTTCAACGGCCTCTTTATTACCAGCAATCACCACCTGACCCGGTGAGTTGAAGTTAACTGGCGAAACCACTTGGCCTTGAGCCGATTCTTCACAAGCTTTAACAATAGCGTCGTTATCCAGACCGATAATGGCATACATGGCGCCAGTACCTTCTGGTACAGCGTCCTGCATCAACTTACCGCGCAGTTCAACCAGTTTAATCGCGTCTTTAAAATCCAACACGCCAGCACAAACCAGAGCCGAATATTCACCCAAACTATGGCCTGCCAGCACCACAGGCTGTTTACCGCCCTGCTGTTGCCAAACACGCCAGATAGCTACAGATGCAGCCAACAGTGCAGGTTGAGTTTGCCATGTTTTATTCAACTCAGTTTCCGGGCCCTGTTGTACCAGCGACCAAAGATCGTAACCTAATGCCTCGGAAGCCTGAGCAAACATATCCAGTACGGCTGGAAACTCCTCAGCCAGAGTGGTTAGCATGCCAACGGTTTGTGAACCCTGCCCCGGAAATACGATTGCAAATTGACTCATATTTATTTTTCCAGATCCCTACTTAAAAACGAATTAATGCTGAACCCCAGGTGAAACCGCCACCAAAAGCTTCCAGCAAAATAAGATGACCACGCTGAATGCGCCCGTCCCTAACCGCTTCATCCAACGCCGAAGGAACTGATGCTGCTGAGGTATTACCATGACGATCGAGGGTAATGACCACTTTATCTATTTCCATACCCAGCTTTTTCGCCGTAGCTGAAACAATCCGTAAGTTAGCCTGATGGGGAACCAACCAGTCCAGTTCAGATTTATCAATATTATTGGCATTAAGGGTTTCCTCAACAATGTGGGCCAGTTCTGTCACAGCCACTTTAAACACATCGTTACCCTTCATCGTCAGATAATCAGGCTTGGAAGGATCAACCCGATCGTGATTAGGTAAAGTTAATAACTCACCATAACGACCATCAGCATGTAAATGCGTAGAAATAATCCCTGGTTCATCTGAAGCGCCAACAACAATCGCCCCTGCACCATCACCAAACAGAATAATAGTACCGCGATCTTCTGGATCCAACGTGCGACTTAACGCATCAGAACCGATAACCAGAGCGGTTTTAACAAAGCCAGTTTTAACATACTGGTCCGCTACGCTAATAGCGTAAGCAAAACCTGCACAGGCGGCAGCAATATCGAATGCTGCTGCATCTTTAATACCTAAATATTTTTGGACTTCGCAAGCAGCACTGGGGAAAGCGTTACTTGATGAGGTGGTTGCAACAATAATCAACCCAATATCATCTTTATCGATTCCCGCCATTTCAATCGCTTTATCAGCTGCGCGGCATCCCATGGTAGCAACGGTTTCATCCGCTGCGGCGATATGACGTTGGCGAATCCCTGTGCGGGAGACAATCCACTCATCTGTTGTATCTACCATCTGCTCTAGATCGGCATTGGTACGCACTTGTACAGGCAGGTAGCTACCGGTACCGAGAATTTTTGTATACATGGACGATCATTCACTCTTAGGTAATACAGCCTGAAGGCGAGCAGCAATTAGCATGGGAATCTGACGTTCCACCGCCTGCA
Above is a window of Limnobaculum parvum DNA encoding:
- the fabD gene encoding ACP S-malonyltransferase, whose product is MSQFAIVFPGQGSQTVGMLTTLAEEFPAVLDMFAQASEALGYDLWSLVQQGPETELNKTWQTQPALLAASVAIWRVWQQQGGKQPVVLAGHSLGEYSALVCAGVLDFKDAIKLVELRGKLMQDAVPEGTGAMYAIIGLDNDAIVKACEESAQGQVVSPVNFNSPGQVVIAGNKEAVERAGAACKAAGAKRALPLPVSVPSHCALMKPAADKLAEALKSVNFNVPQIAVINNVDVKAETDGEAIRNALVRQLYSPVRWAEAVEYMAAEQVTFLLEMGPGKVLTGLTKRIVDTLSAAAVNDPASLQSALEL
- a CDS encoding beta-ketoacyl-ACP synthase III — its product is MYTKILGTGSYLPVQVRTNADLEQMVDTTDEWIVSRTGIRQRHIAAADETVATMGCRAADKAIEMAGIDKDDIGLIIVATTSSSNAFPSAACEVQKYLGIKDAAAFDIAAACAGFAYAISVADQYVKTGFVKTALVIGSDALSRTLDPEDRGTIILFGDGAGAIVVGASDEPGIISTHLHADGRYGELLTLPNHDRVDPSKPDYLTMKGNDVFKVAVTELAHIVEETLNANNIDKSELDWLVPHQANLRIVSATAKKLGMEIDKVVITLDRHGNTSAASVPSALDEAVRDGRIQRGHLILLEAFGGGFTWGSALIRF